One segment of Marvinbryantia formatexigens DSM 14469 DNA contains the following:
- the loaP gene encoding antiterminator LoaP encodes MAKHTQFRKQKEETEVWYVMQVQTGMEERICAQCRRKISETVLEQCFIPRYEVKKHIQGVWKTQKQILFPGYVFVVTSDIQNLHEELKKVIGLTKLIGTGREIVPISENEKEFLLGFGGKEQVVQMSEGIITGSRVVIHSGPLKGKEGYIRKIDRHKRKAWLELPLLGGMQNVQVGLEIVCKK; translated from the coding sequence ATGGCGAAGCATACGCAATTCAGGAAACAGAAGGAAGAGACAGAAGTGTGGTATGTGATGCAGGTGCAGACGGGGATGGAAGAGCGGATATGTGCGCAGTGCAGAAGAAAAATATCCGAGACGGTGCTGGAGCAGTGCTTCATCCCGCGTTATGAGGTGAAAAAGCATATCCAGGGTGTGTGGAAGACACAGAAGCAGATCCTGTTCCCGGGATATGTATTTGTAGTAACATCCGATATCCAGAATCTGCACGAAGAATTAAAAAAGGTTATTGGTCTGACAAAGCTCATTGGGACAGGCAGGGAAATTGTTCCGATTTCTGAAAATGAAAAAGAATTCCTCCTGGGCTTTGGCGGGAAGGAACAGGTTGTACAGATGTCTGAGGGCATCATCACCGGAAGCCGGGTAGTCATCCACTCCGGACCGCTGAAAGGAAAAGAAGGATATATCAGAAAGATAGACAGGCACAAGAGGAAGGCATGGCTGGAGCTTCCGCTTCTGGGCGGGATGCAGAATGTACAGGTCGGGCTGGAGATTGTGTGTAAGAAATAG
- a CDS encoding DegT/DnrJ/EryC1/StrS family aminotransferase codes for MHGEEIKYITEAYETNWMSTVGANINEVERIAAEKAGVRYAVALSCCTAALHLCVKFAGEKLYGKPPIGHGAVEGRRVFCSDMTFDATLNPVVYEGGIPVFIDTERDTWNMDPAALEKAFEIYPEVRLVVAAHLYGFPGKIDELRAVCDRHGALLIEDAAESMGATYKGKQTGSFGDYAAISYNGNKIITGSSGGCLLTNELEVANKARKWSTQARENAAWYQHEEVGYNYRMSNVIAGVVRGQYPYLEEHIAQKKAVWERYREGLKGLPVSMNPFEEDKSVPNYWLSAMIIDKEAMCKQVRDDNTAMYQPEHGKSCPTEILEAIASINAEGRPIWKPMHMQPMYRMNAFITVAGNGRARTNAYIAGGVEDVGADIFERGLCLPSDNKMTKEQQDVVIEIIRKCFE; via the coding sequence ATGCACGGCGAGGAAATTAAGTATATCACTGAGGCGTATGAGACGAACTGGATGTCCACAGTTGGTGCAAATATTAATGAAGTAGAGCGTATTGCAGCGGAAAAAGCAGGAGTCAGATATGCAGTTGCACTGTCCTGCTGTACTGCCGCATTGCATCTTTGCGTGAAGTTCGCCGGAGAAAAGCTGTATGGCAAGCCGCCCATCGGTCACGGAGCTGTGGAAGGCAGGCGGGTTTTCTGTTCTGACATGACATTTGATGCCACTTTGAACCCTGTTGTGTATGAAGGGGGCATTCCGGTGTTTATCGACACCGAACGTGATACCTGGAATATGGACCCGGCCGCACTGGAGAAGGCTTTTGAGATTTATCCGGAAGTAAGGCTTGTTGTAGCAGCACATCTTTATGGTTTTCCTGGGAAAATAGATGAGCTGAGAGCCGTGTGTGACAGGCATGGTGCCCTGCTGATCGAGGATGCGGCTGAATCTATGGGCGCTACATATAAGGGAAAGCAGACAGGTTCTTTCGGCGATTATGCAGCAATCTCCTATAATGGCAACAAAATAATAACCGGGAGCTCCGGGGGATGCCTGTTAACTAATGAACTGGAGGTTGCAAACAAAGCACGCAAGTGGTCCACACAGGCCCGTGAAAACGCAGCATGGTATCAGCATGAAGAGGTTGGCTATAACTACCGCATGAGCAATGTCATCGCTGGCGTTGTCCGTGGCCAGTATCCGTATCTGGAAGAGCATATCGCCCAGAAGAAGGCAGTCTGGGAGAGATACAGGGAAGGACTAAAGGGGCTGCCAGTATCTATGAATCCATTTGAGGAAGATAAGTCTGTTCCGAATTACTGGCTTTCTGCAATGATCATTGACAAAGAGGCAATGTGTAAGCAGGTGCGTGATGATAATACAGCAATGTATCAGCCGGAGCATGGTAAGAGCTGTCCTACCGAGATTCTGGAAGCCATCGCCAGTATTAATGCGGAAGGACGTCCAATCTGGAAGCCGATGCATATGCAGCCGATGTACAGAATGAATGCGTTTATCACAGTTGCCGGGAATGGCAGGGCAAGAACCAATGCTTACATAGCTGGCGGTGT